One Algibacter sp. L3A6 genomic region harbors:
- a CDS encoding sulfatase, with product MKLKKASKYLVLALTLGSTVFTSCKSEKEEVESKKPNVLFVLVDDLGYQDLSVMGSDYYETPNIDKIAKSGTIFTNGYATCTVCSPSRASLLTGQFTARHGITQYEGAQTGQGWKAKNRYTKLLPPDFKQHLDLDALTLPEAFKAGGYSTFFAGKWHLGSKEQHSLPTDHGFDVNQGGNKSGGPNGGYFSPFKNPNLTNLPKEKGMTLSMKLAKETSKFIEKNKDTTFLAYLSFYAVHAPIQTSEEKWKKYRDKAEKMGIDDTGFKMERVLPARKHQDNPVYAGLIEQVDEALGTVMQTLKDLDLDKNTIIVFTSDNGGVTSGDNFSTAQLDIRGGKGYQWEGGVRIPYFVYVPWMDQKGVNIDVPVSGTDLFPTLLDLAGLPLEPKAHMDGVSLKPLLEGKTIDERPLFWHYPHYGNQGGEPSSIIRKGNWKLIYYWEDLHSELYNLDSDLMERNDVADSNKELTASLETELLEWLESMNTQYAEVDPLWDEAARKKRLENHKTQLLPRLEKQRKKMLSPDYKPNKDWWGSQVEK from the coding sequence ATGAAATTAAAAAAAGCATCGAAATATTTGGTACTCGCTTTAACTTTAGGGAGTACGGTTTTCACGTCTTGTAAATCTGAAAAAGAAGAAGTTGAATCTAAGAAACCCAATGTGCTATTTGTATTGGTAGACGATTTAGGCTATCAAGATTTAAGCGTTATGGGAAGTGATTATTACGAAACGCCGAACATTGATAAAATTGCAAAATCAGGAACTATTTTTACAAATGGTTATGCCACATGTACTGTATGTAGCCCATCGCGAGCAAGTTTGCTTACGGGCCAATTTACGGCTAGACATGGCATTACGCAATACGAAGGTGCTCAAACAGGGCAAGGCTGGAAAGCCAAAAACCGATATACAAAATTATTACCGCCAGATTTTAAACAACATTTAGACCTCGACGCACTAACATTGCCAGAAGCTTTTAAGGCTGGAGGGTACAGCACATTTTTTGCTGGTAAATGGCATTTAGGAAGTAAAGAGCAACATTCTTTGCCAACCGATCATGGTTTTGATGTTAACCAAGGAGGAAACAAATCTGGAGGACCAAATGGCGGTTATTTTTCACCGTTTAAAAATCCGAACTTAACAAACTTGCCTAAAGAGAAGGGCATGACTTTATCTATGAAGCTTGCTAAAGAAACTTCAAAGTTTATAGAAAAAAATAAAGACACCACTTTTTTAGCTTATTTATCGTTTTACGCAGTTCATGCGCCTATTCAAACTTCCGAAGAAAAATGGAAAAAATATAGAGATAAAGCTGAGAAAATGGGCATTGATGATACTGGATTTAAAATGGAACGTGTTTTACCAGCTCGAAAACATCAAGATAATCCCGTTTATGCAGGCTTAATAGAACAGGTTGATGAGGCGCTTGGAACTGTAATGCAAACGCTTAAAGATTTAGATTTAGACAAAAACACTATTATAGTATTCACATCGGATAATGGAGGTGTTACTTCTGGTGATAATTTTTCTACAGCACAGCTAGATATTCGTGGTGGTAAAGGTTATCAATGGGAAGGTGGCGTGCGCATTCCGTATTTTGTATATGTACCATGGATGGATCAAAAAGGTGTCAATATAGATGTACCGGTTTCTGGAACCGATTTATTTCCAACACTTTTAGATTTAGCAGGTTTACCATTAGAACCAAAAGCGCACATGGATGGCGTGAGTTTAAAACCACTTTTAGAGGGTAAAACTATAGATGAAAGACCTTTGTTTTGGCATTATCCACATTACGGAAATCAAGGAGGAGAGCCGAGTTCTATTATCCGAAAAGGAAATTGGAAACTTATTTATTACTGGGAAGATTTACACAGTGAATTATACAATTTGGATAGTGATTTAATGGAACGCAATGACGTTGCAGATAGTAATAAAGAATTAACCGCATCATTAGAAACGGAGCTGCTAGAATGGTTAGAAAGCATGAATACACAGTATGCTGAAGTTGATCCTTTATGGGATGAAGCGGCTAGAAAAAAACGTTTAGAAAACCATAAAACACAGTTGTTACCTAGATTAGAAAAGCAGCGTAAAAAGATGTTATCTCCCGATTATAAACCAAATAAAGATTGGTGGGGAAGTCAAGTTGAAAAGTAA
- a CDS encoding glycoside hydrolase family 2 TIM barrel-domain containing protein, translated as MLKQIKNIKISVVLFCLLCLCIVGCKEESSTIETRLRTSFDADWKFIQENIKGAEVVDFNDANWQTVNVPHDWSIEGEYDESNPMGAQCGYLPAGFGWYRKTIDVPYAWKGKQVEIAFDGVFMNSTVWANGVKLGNRPYGWVSFAYDISDIADSTDQITFAVHVDNDKQPSARWYTGSGIYAHTWIDVKNKTNIARDGIFVTTKGNQVFVETEFSPENEQVKNAVLVTSILDKSGVVVASSEEKIENLSTAAKTELSLSKPNLWSTETPYLYTLKSELSVNNKLVDIVETKFGVRDIEWIAETGMWINGENVKLQGVCNHQDAGALGAAVPDKILRFRIQQLKDMGVNAIRTSHNPQTPIFYELCDEMGMLVMDEIFDGWMKKAKNDYGAHFFDQWWKQDLTDWIKRDRNHPSIVIYSVGNETRGAIAKDLVAQCNLLDPTRPVTSGHSGSDFMNVLGVNGSSEKQGYLENLTEKQKGKVFIGTENTHTWQVRGFYRTKTWFRDGYPNKNQRPYELPDLTEEEVFTHDWVDELDRKNRKQIFNSSYDNATVRVSSRLNIEQLRDIPAYAGSFRWTGYDYIGEAGYVHGGWPFKAFMGGAIDLANFEKDLFYLYQSQWTSKPMVHVLPHWTHPKVALGTEIPVWVYSNCDEVELFFNNTSLGKLKPGTAWDEMQCQWMVKWQPGSLKAVGYRDGKVVSEEIVKTAAQPSKIKLSIDGESLGNSSQDIVQVRVSTTDSLGVFYPYGENRTYFNVLGAGKIKALDNGSPLDVEQHVGPNHRTAFYGLTRAYIESTDQNGAINLLASCILGEKKQITSNLISIDTEIINLRGDKVDPKIEVFYTVNGNMPTISSTKYQNSFKIEKETTVKALIVVDGVERQILEERFGENEGFTWNKNTGDGEQIGEQAEEATLNNAKIMTNGANFKGKGFVSMNKAQGASVSWYQENDGGAGSADLYVRYSIKLKQAAGTFIKVTVNGKVVNDKLFLPNSSNMGKAWSNAKLPIKIDRGANTIKIETVEEKGLFIDEIIIR; from the coding sequence ATGCTAAAACAAATTAAAAATATTAAAATATCAGTTGTTCTTTTCTGTTTGCTATGCTTATGTATAGTTGGTTGTAAAGAGGAAAGTAGTACAATAGAAACACGATTACGAACCAGTTTTGATGCCGATTGGAAATTTATCCAAGAGAATATTAAAGGTGCCGAAGTTGTCGATTTTAATGATGCAAATTGGCAAACTGTAAATGTACCTCACGATTGGAGTATTGAAGGTGAATACGACGAAAGTAACCCTATGGGAGCGCAATGTGGCTATTTACCAGCAGGTTTTGGATGGTATAGAAAAACTATTGATGTACCATATGCATGGAAAGGGAAACAAGTTGAAATTGCTTTCGATGGTGTGTTTATGAATAGTACGGTTTGGGCTAATGGTGTAAAATTAGGCAACCGACCTTATGGTTGGGTATCTTTTGCTTATGATATTAGTGACATTGCGGATAGTACCGATCAAATTACCTTTGCAGTACATGTGGATAACGACAAACAACCATCTGCGCGTTGGTATACTGGTAGCGGTATTTATGCTCACACTTGGATCGATGTAAAAAATAAAACAAACATTGCTCGCGATGGTATTTTTGTAACAACCAAAGGCAATCAGGTTTTTGTTGAAACCGAATTTTCTCCAGAAAACGAGCAGGTTAAAAATGCGGTTTTAGTAACATCAATACTTGATAAAAGTGGAGTAGTAGTTGCTTCTTCCGAAGAAAAAATTGAAAATCTAAGTACAGCAGCTAAAACAGAATTATCACTTTCTAAACCAAATCTTTGGTCTACGGAAACACCATATTTATACACGTTAAAAAGTGAGTTGTCGGTAAATAATAAATTAGTAGATATTGTGGAAACCAAATTTGGTGTTCGTGATATTGAATGGATTGCCGAAACGGGTATGTGGATTAATGGTGAAAACGTAAAACTTCAAGGGGTTTGTAATCATCAAGATGCTGGAGCTTTAGGCGCGGCGGTGCCAGATAAAATATTACGTTTCAGAATTCAGCAATTAAAAGATATGGGTGTAAACGCCATTAGAACATCTCACAATCCGCAAACGCCTATATTTTATGAGCTTTGTGATGAAATGGGAATGTTAGTTATGGACGAAATTTTCGATGGATGGATGAAAAAAGCCAAAAATGATTATGGCGCACATTTTTTTGATCAATGGTGGAAGCAAGATTTAACCGATTGGATTAAGCGTGATAGAAACCATCCATCCATAGTAATATATAGTGTTGGTAACGAAACCCGTGGGGCTATTGCTAAAGATTTAGTAGCACAATGTAACTTACTAGATCCAACAAGACCTGTAACATCTGGACATTCAGGATCTGATTTTATGAATGTTTTAGGTGTAAACGGGAGCAGCGAAAAGCAAGGTTATTTGGAGAACTTAACCGAAAAGCAAAAAGGAAAAGTTTTTATAGGAACAGAAAATACACATACATGGCAAGTTCGTGGTTTTTACCGAACAAAAACATGGTTTAGAGATGGTTATCCTAATAAAAATCAAAGACCATACGAACTTCCTGATTTAACGGAAGAGGAAGTCTTTACTCACGATTGGGTAGATGAATTGGATAGAAAAAACAGAAAACAAATATTTAACTCTAGTTATGATAATGCTACGGTACGTGTGTCTTCTAGATTAAACATCGAACAACTTCGCGATATTCCGGCCTATGCAGGATCGTTTCGTTGGACGGGTTACGATTATATTGGCGAAGCCGGTTATGTGCATGGCGGCTGGCCTTTTAAAGCGTTTATGGGTGGCGCTATAGATTTGGCTAACTTCGAAAAAGACTTGTTTTACTTATATCAAAGTCAGTGGACGAGTAAGCCAATGGTTCATGTTTTACCACATTGGACGCATCCAAAAGTAGCTTTAGGTACCGAAATTCCTGTTTGGGTATATTCTAATTGTGACGAAGTGGAGTTGTTTTTCAATAACACATCATTAGGAAAATTAAAACCTGGCACAGCTTGGGATGAAATGCAATGCCAATGGATGGTAAAATGGCAGCCAGGAAGTTTAAAAGCTGTTGGTTATAGAGACGGAAAAGTGGTGTCGGAAGAGATCGTTAAAACAGCGGCACAGCCATCAAAAATAAAATTATCTATTGATGGTGAATCACTTGGTAATAGCAGTCAAGATATTGTACAAGTACGCGTTTCTACAACCGATAGTTTAGGTGTTTTTTACCCTTACGGGGAAAACAGAACGTACTTTAACGTTTTGGGCGCTGGTAAAATTAAAGCGCTAGATAACGGCAGTCCTCTAGATGTGGAGCAACATGTTGGTCCAAATCATAGAACAGCGTTTTATGGTTTAACACGTGCTTATATTGAGTCTACAGACCAAAATGGAGCTATTAATTTGTTAGCGAGTTGTATTTTAGGTGAGAAAAAACAAATCACTTCAAATTTGATAAGTATTGATACAGAAATTATTAATTTAAGAGGTGATAAAGTAGACCCTAAAATTGAAGTGTTTTATACTGTAAATGGTAATATGCCAACTATAAGTTCTACTAAATATCAAAACAGTTTTAAAATTGAAAAAGAAACTACCGTTAAAGCATTAATTGTTGTTGATGGTGTTGAAAGGCAAATTTTAGAAGAACGTTTTGGTGAAAATGAAGGTTTTACTTGGAATAAAAACACAGGAGATGGAGAACAAATAGGAGAGCAAGCTGAGGAAGCCACGCTTAATAATGCCAAGATAATGACTAATGGAGCAAACTTTAAAGGCAAAGGTTTTGTTAGCATGAATAAGGCTCAAGGCGCTTCTGTATCTTGGTATCAAGAGAATGATGGCGGTGCAGGTTCTGCCGATTTGTATGTGCGTTATAGTATAAAATTAAAGCAAGCTGCTGGAACTTTTATAAAAGTTACTGTAAACGGAAAAGTGGTTAACGATAAATTGTTTTTACCAAATTCTAGCAATATGGGTAAAGCATGGAGTAATGCTAAATTACCTATTAAAATTGATCGTGGTGCGAATACGATTAAGATTGAAACAGTAGAAGAGAAAGGATTATTTATTGATGAAATTATTATTAGATAA
- a CDS encoding glycoside hydrolase family 2 TIM barrel-domain containing protein — MKKYLILIIAVISLVSCDKTETRPVYTAEKWENPEWENPEIFQINREEPTASFYKYTNENEALGNESWENSPLYQSLNGVWKFYYADSVQARPTDFYKENFDVKQWDTLTVPSNWELKGHGVPIYTNRTYMFPPNPPFIPHNLNSNGSYKRDFEVSENWDGKDVYLHFAGVSGAMYVWLNGEMVGYNEGSKTPVEFKITDLVKSGKNSLAVQVLRWSDASYMEDQDFWRLSGIERDVYLYASNKVTLRDFRVTSDLENNFQDGVFNVDLKVDNNTSKVVEQVVKFQLLDGDKEIYADSKSVALKAGRNELSFGKIIPNVKTWNAESPNLYTLLLTVNGESTAINVGFRNIEIKNNQFLVNGMPVLLKGANLHDHSETEGHVISEALTMKDLEVMKQNNLNAIRCSHYPKNPHFYRLCDKYGFYVIDEANIETHGMGTTNQGLNNNKKDQSVHPAYLPEWAAMHMDRTVRMFERDKNYPSIVTWSLGNEAGNGENFFATYKWLKEQDSTRPTQYEGATQYSNTDIQAPMYWTIDRMVKYAENNPTRPLIQCEYAHAMGNSVGNLQDYWDVIEKYDIMQGGFIWDWVDQGILTENEDGEAFWAYGGDLGAGHLHNDKNFCLNGIVNPDRTAHPALFEVKKVYQYIKFKAINAKKGAFEIKNIYDFTNLNTLYFSYTLLKNGVEIADGKLPVLDVAPYTTKTVNIDLPKFDDTNAEYHVNIYAKTKTATNLVPTGHTVAYEQFEVQKGQFNFGINKSSDELIVGEDAEKILISGKDIKVAFNKTTGVLNELDYGNGNIILKGIQANFWRPTTDNDYGFKMPKKMGVWKEATKNQGFVDIKQKTDASGNIVVTANYKLTAVNGALQMVYTINSEGAILVNTTMSGINEELPVLPRFGNNLVINNEFSNVAWFGRGPHENYQDRNTSALVGLYRASVSDLYFPYIRPQENGYKTDTRWITFTNESGNGIKVTAENLVSFSAHHQYNDDFDAGEDKRQRHTTDIEKRDLVNINIDYKQMGVGGDTSWGRMPHKEYQIEADNLTYSYTIESVKAEK, encoded by the coding sequence ATGAAAAAGTACTTAATCCTCATCATCGCTGTTATTTCATTAGTATCCTGTGATAAAACAGAAACAAGACCGGTTTATACGGCTGAAAAATGGGAAAATCCAGAATGGGAGAATCCAGAAATATTTCAAATTAATAGAGAAGAACCAACGGCATCATTCTATAAATATACCAATGAGAATGAAGCGTTAGGGAATGAATCTTGGGAGAATTCTCCGTTATATCAATCTTTAAACGGTGTTTGGAAATTTTATTACGCAGATAGTGTACAAGCGCGTCCAACCGATTTTTACAAAGAAAATTTTGATGTTAAGCAATGGGATACACTTACTGTACCATCTAATTGGGAATTAAAAGGTCATGGTGTGCCAATTTATACAAACAGAACGTATATGTTTCCTCCAAATCCTCCATTTATTCCTCATAATTTAAACAGTAATGGTAGTTATAAAAGAGATTTTGAAGTTTCAGAAAATTGGGACGGTAAAGATGTTTATTTACATTTTGCAGGTGTTAGCGGTGCGATGTATGTTTGGTTAAACGGTGAAATGGTAGGTTATAATGAAGGTAGTAAAACACCTGTAGAATTTAAAATAACCGATTTAGTGAAATCTGGAAAAAATAGTTTGGCTGTACAAGTTTTACGTTGGTCGGATGCCAGTTATATGGAAGATCAAGATTTTTGGAGATTAAGCGGTATTGAGCGCGATGTGTACTTATATGCTAGTAATAAAGTAACGTTACGAGATTTTAGAGTAACATCAGATTTAGAAAATAATTTTCAAGATGGTGTGTTTAATGTAGATTTAAAAGTTGATAATAATACTTCTAAAGTAGTAGAGCAAGTTGTTAAATTTCAATTATTAGATGGTGATAAGGAAATTTATGCAGATTCTAAATCGGTAGCTTTAAAAGCAGGAAGAAATGAGTTGAGTTTTGGTAAAATAATTCCGAATGTAAAAACATGGAACGCAGAGTCTCCAAACTTATACACGCTGTTGCTAACTGTTAACGGAGAGTCTACTGCCATTAATGTTGGATTTAGAAACATTGAAATTAAAAACAACCAGTTTCTTGTAAATGGTATGCCTGTTTTATTAAAAGGTGCAAATTTACACGACCATAGCGAAACTGAAGGCCATGTAATTTCTGAAGCTTTAACCATGAAGGATTTAGAAGTTATGAAGCAGAATAACTTGAATGCTATTCGTTGCAGTCACTACCCTAAAAATCCCCATTTTTACAGATTATGTGATAAATATGGTTTTTATGTTATTGATGAAGCAAACATTGAAACGCATGGTATGGGGACAACGAACCAAGGTTTAAATAACAATAAAAAAGATCAGTCTGTTCACCCAGCATATTTACCAGAGTGGGCTGCTATGCACATGGACAGAACGGTACGCATGTTTGAGCGTGATAAAAATTACCCATCTATTGTAACTTGGTCTTTAGGAAATGAAGCTGGAAATGGCGAAAACTTTTTTGCAACTTACAAATGGTTAAAAGAGCAAGATAGCACAAGACCAACCCAGTATGAAGGAGCAACACAGTATTCAAATACAGATATTCAAGCGCCAATGTATTGGACTATTGATCGTATGGTTAAGTATGCTGAAAATAACCCAACACGCCCGTTAATTCAATGTGAATATGCACATGCTATGGGTAACAGTGTTGGTAATTTACAAGATTATTGGGATGTTATTGAAAAATACGACATCATGCAAGGTGGTTTTATTTGGGATTGGGTAGACCAAGGAATTCTTACGGAAAATGAAGATGGCGAAGCGTTTTGGGCTTACGGTGGCGATTTAGGTGCAGGGCATTTACATAATGATAAAAACTTCTGTTTAAATGGTATTGTTAATCCAGATAGAACGGCGCATCCTGCTTTATTTGAAGTTAAAAAAGTGTATCAATATATTAAGTTTAAAGCTATAAATGCTAAAAAAGGAGCGTTTGAAATTAAAAATATTTACGATTTCACAAACTTAAATACTTTGTATTTTTCTTACACTTTATTGAAAAATGGTGTTGAAATCGCAGATGGAAAATTACCTGTTTTAGATGTAGCGCCATACACGACTAAAACTGTAAATATAGATTTACCAAAGTTTGACGATACCAACGCAGAATATCATGTTAACATTTATGCAAAAACCAAAACAGCTACGAATTTAGTACCAACCGGACATACGGTGGCTTACGAGCAATTCGAAGTTCAAAAAGGTCAATTTAATTTTGGAATAAATAAATCTTCTGATGAATTGATTGTTGGAGAAGATGCTGAAAAAATATTAATTTCTGGTAAAGATATTAAGGTTGCTTTTAATAAAACTACAGGTGTTTTAAATGAATTAGATTATGGTAACGGAAACATCATTTTAAAAGGCATTCAAGCCAACTTCTGGCGTCCAACAACCGATAACGATTATGGCTTTAAAATGCCTAAGAAAATGGGAGTTTGGAAAGAAGCTACCAAAAATCAAGGTTTTGTAGATATTAAGCAAAAAACAGATGCTTCTGGTAACATCGTAGTAACTGCAAATTACAAGTTAACCGCTGTTAATGGTGCTTTACAAATGGTTTACACGATAAATTCGGAAGGAGCTATTTTAGTCAACACTACTATGTCGGGTATCAATGAAGAATTACCAGTGTTGCCTAGATTTGGTAATAATTTGGTTATTAATAACGAGTTTAGTAACGTAGCTTGGTTTGGTAGAGGCCCTCACGAAAATTATCAAGATAGAAATACATCGGCATTGGTTGGTTTATATAGAGCATCGGTAAGCGATTTATATTTTCCATACATTCGTCCACAAGAAAATGGTTATAAAACGGATACACGATGGATCACGTTTACAAACGAATCTGGTAACGGAATTAAAGTAACTGCGGAAAATTTAGTTTCGTTTAGTGCCCACCACCAGTACAACGACGATTTTGATGCTGGAGAAGATAAAAGACAACGCCATACTACCGATATAGAAAAAAGAGATTTAGTAAACATCAATATCGATTACAAACAAATGGGTGTTGGCGGCGATACAAGTTGGGGTAGAATGCCACACAAGGAATATCAAATAGAAGCTGATAACTTAACTTATAGTTACACCATTGAATCGGTAAAAGCCGAAAAATAG
- a CDS encoding fibronectin type III domain-containing protein yields MAFKKVKIIQLVLAVCLVQTASIYSQNKESINIDTTTGHAIKNGASGFNVRIADKVWSYTHPDFVASVKELKPGWLRYFSGTMGDAFSSATGQYDLDYIAMFDHQKPYLKGHRFTEVKGPHRVTDLYHLLSEINGKLVITVNAFSETPEMVMELARFCKNNNIKVETWQFCNEPYFYVPNRNRYWWNDGYDYAAKMQPYAEAIQEVLPDAKLALNYTWDGVWTFMKEINQFQKTNGAYWNTFSKHSYAPHTGKKETLEQAYKRANTKLLEATSPSAISEIEDYTWKDAPMIITEFGVWNSPLNGIYSGIYNVEYIMRQLQHTNTTYVAAHEVSNKFLPAVNKNIVLEEAFKNNQQIDTDTIVTGIHRDIEGKTLKIYHEATNNSNFLYKTNISKMVQVPGLKNTTANGMFVQTYKGNNGFNYLVITNRSEESNQFHVKINGTPLKETLLTNYISADVLKTRNPDIQEIKYKNGLVTVKPFSISVSKWKTNSSALTQPTIYKASIEKTGIQLNWGEVGLATAYKVYYGTDALNLNKVVTVKNKTAFLVEAVKKGNPYYFKLQAINKAIESPISDMVSVIFNKPEQPQIFKVSRRDDTVTLFWKSVANAKGYLIHYVDENGKDIEIDANNVFGYRIEGLKDQTDYQFTVTAYNGLGRGEASDKENVKVSSRIPFSPRNVSAVKKSSNTIEVKWHSQDQVLEGTSYNVYRGEKLHEFTKIATAVKDTVFLDNNIVNDKQYYYTVKGLTDAGESNFYPNIATAFSAENNDKITIQVVETKEDGYLVKVKLNKLQIKGNDAFGIIINNVSYLNVEDIKIEGTRGVEETKQFQAFIPLSKVKQNSNYTIKAFITKQGKTLESALVNQHIAIK; encoded by the coding sequence ATGGCTTTTAAAAAAGTAAAAATCATACAATTGGTTTTAGCGGTTTGCCTTGTGCAAACCGCTTCAATATATTCGCAAAATAAGGAATCTATAAATATAGATACCACAACTGGCCATGCTATTAAAAATGGTGCAAGTGGTTTTAATGTGCGTATAGCCGATAAAGTTTGGAGTTATACGCATCCCGATTTTGTGGCTTCAGTAAAAGAGCTAAAACCAGGTTGGTTACGTTATTTTTCTGGCACAATGGGCGATGCTTTTAGTAGCGCAACAGGACAGTATGATTTGGATTATATTGCCATGTTCGATCACCAAAAACCTTATTTAAAAGGACATCGCTTTACTGAAGTTAAAGGGCCACATCGCGTTACCGATTTATACCATTTATTAAGTGAAATCAACGGGAAACTGGTGATTACGGTGAATGCTTTTTCTGAAACTCCAGAAATGGTGATGGAATTGGCACGCTTTTGTAAAAACAATAATATTAAAGTTGAAACTTGGCAATTTTGTAACGAACCCTATTTTTATGTGCCAAATAGAAATAGGTATTGGTGGAATGATGGTTATGATTATGCGGCAAAAATGCAGCCTTATGCCGAGGCCATTCAAGAGGTGCTGCCTGATGCTAAATTAGCATTGAATTATACTTGGGATGGTGTGTGGACTTTTATGAAAGAGATTAATCAATTTCAAAAAACCAATGGTGCATACTGGAATACGTTTTCAAAGCATTCTTACGCGCCACACACCGGAAAAAAAGAAACATTAGAGCAAGCGTATAAACGGGCAAACACTAAATTATTAGAAGCAACAAGTCCGTCGGCAATTTCGGAAATAGAAGATTATACTTGGAAAGATGCACCCATGATTATCACCGAATTTGGTGTTTGGAACAGTCCGTTAAATGGTATTTATTCAGGGATTTATAACGTGGAATATATTATGCGTCAGTTGCAACACACCAACACTACTTATGTTGCAGCGCACGAGGTTAGTAACAAGTTTTTGCCTGCGGTAAATAAAAACATTGTGCTAGAAGAAGCCTTTAAAAATAATCAGCAAATAGATACAGATACTATTGTTACCGGAATTCATAGAGATATTGAAGGAAAAACTTTAAAAATATATCACGAGGCGACGAATAACTCAAATTTCTTATATAAAACCAATATCTCTAAAATGGTGCAAGTTCCTGGTTTAAAAAACACAACAGCCAATGGTATGTTTGTGCAAACTTACAAAGGGAATAATGGCTTTAATTATCTAGTGATTACGAATAGAAGTGAAGAATCTAATCAGTTTCACGTAAAAATTAACGGCACACCATTAAAGGAAACTTTATTAACGAACTATATTTCTGCTGATGTTTTAAAAACGAGAAACCCAGATATTCAGGAAATTAAATACAAAAACGGACTTGTAACCGTAAAACCATTTAGTATTTCGGTTAGTAAATGGAAAACGAATTCTAGTGCACTTACACAGCCAACGATTTATAAAGCGAGTATTGAGAAAACGGGAATTCAGTTAAATTGGGGAGAAGTTGGTTTAGCTACAGCCTATAAAGTTTATTATGGTACAGATGCTTTAAATTTAAATAAGGTGGTTACAGTAAAAAATAAAACGGCCTTTCTGGTTGAAGCAGTAAAGAAAGGAAACCCGTATTATTTTAAGCTCCAAGCAATAAATAAAGCTATCGAAAGTCCAATCTCAGATATGGTTTCAGTAATATTTAATAAACCGGAGCAACCTCAAATTTTTAAAGTTTCAAGACGCGATGATACTGTTACCCTTTTTTGGAAAAGTGTTGCAAACGCCAAAGGTTATTTAATACACTATGTTGATGAAAATGGAAAAGACATAGAGATTGATGCCAATAATGTTTTCGGTTATCGTATTGAAGGTTTAAAAGATCAAACCGATTACCAATTTACAGTTACAGCTTACAACGGTTTAGGTAGAGGCGAAGCTTCCGATAAGGAAAACGTAAAAGTATCTTCTAGAATACCATTTAGTCCGCGAAATGTTTCAGCTGTAAAAAAATCATCAAATACAATTGAGGTAAAATGGCATAGCCAAGATCAAGTCTTGGAAGGCACAAGCTATAATGTGTATCGTGGTGAGAAGTTGCATGAGTTTACCAAAATTGCGACGGCTGTAAAAGACACCGTTTTTCTGGATAACAATATCGTAAATGATAAGCAATATTATTACACCGTAAAAGGGTTAACCGATGCTGGTGAAAGTAATTTTTATCCAAATATAGCCACGGCATTTTCAGCAGAAAACAATGATAAAATTACTATTCAAGTTGTTGAAACTAAAGAAGACGGCTATCTTGTAAAGGTGAAACTTAACAAGCTTCAAATAAAGGGAAATGACGCTTTTGGTATCATTATCAATAATGTATCTTATTTAAATGTAGAAGATATTAAAATTGAAGGTACACGAGGAGTTGAAGAAACTAAGCAATTTCAGGCCTTTATTCCTTTATCAAAAGTGAAACAAAATTCAAATTATACCATAAAAGCATTCATTACCAAACAAGGTAAAACGTTAGAAAGTGCTTTGGTAAATCAACATATTGCAATAAAGTAA